Proteins co-encoded in one Ponticoccus alexandrii genomic window:
- a CDS encoding lytic murein transglycosylase encodes MRRILSAVCLSLITAAPAWAASCITSQGAFNGYKQAFGQQAAASGVGQRGLQALSGTQLSGITWRFESQPSSQTGVSYGDPAQFLAKRTGGSAQAFVNTARSRMERNAGLFNSIEQRYGVPGSILAVIWGLETSWGGYTGKTNIVSGAVTLASYCRRHPRFEPHAVAALQLVDRGVINAGTQGGPSGELGHMQFLAGNWMRYGVDANGDGRADPYNATDALASAANMLRQNGWQAGQPFGPGTRNFNVLSAWNDSGNYQRAIAYAAEQMGR; translated from the coding sequence ATGCGTCGTATTCTATCCGCCGTCTGCCTGTCCCTGATCACCGCCGCTCCTGCCTGGGCCGCGAGCTGCATCACCAGCCAGGGCGCCTTCAACGGCTATAAACAGGCTTTCGGCCAGCAGGCCGCCGCCAGCGGCGTTGGCCAGCGCGGCCTTCAGGCGCTGTCGGGCACGCAGCTGTCCGGCATCACCTGGCGCTTCGAGTCCCAACCCTCTAGCCAGACCGGCGTGTCCTACGGCGACCCGGCGCAGTTCCTCGCCAAACGCACCGGCGGCTCTGCCCAGGCCTTCGTGAACACCGCCCGCTCGAGAATGGAGCGCAACGCCGGGCTCTTCAACTCGATCGAACAACGCTACGGCGTCCCGGGCAGCATCCTTGCGGTGATCTGGGGGCTCGAGACATCCTGGGGCGGCTACACCGGCAAGACCAATATCGTATCGGGCGCGGTCACGCTGGCCTCTTACTGCCGTCGCCACCCCCGGTTCGAACCGCATGCGGTCGCGGCCCTGCAACTGGTGGATCGCGGTGTGATCAACGCCGGCACCCAGGGCGGCCCCTCCGGGGAACTGGGCCACATGCAGTTCCTCGCCGGAAACTGGATGCGCTACGGCGTCGACGCCAATGGCGACGGCCGCGCCGATCCCTACAATGCCACCGACGCGCTGGCCTCTGCTGCCAACATGCTGCGTCAGAACGGCTGGCAGGCCGGGCAGCCCTTCGGCCCCGGCACGCGCAACTTCAACGTACTGTCCGCGTGGAACGACAGCGGCAACTACCAGCGCGCCATCGCCTATGCGGCGGAGCAGATGGGCCGCTGA